Proteins found in one Sorghum bicolor cultivar BTx623 chromosome 1, Sorghum_bicolor_NCBIv3, whole genome shotgun sequence genomic segment:
- the LOC8059521 gene encoding uncharacterized protein LOC8059521, with protein MAGVGALSSGLGGGHQPQPRKTNHPLSSQSGAGKREQPRDAHDEYEPAPGEVTKHLRAHSIGVWTHGNFVARRKRSGCFSFLPAPRTLFFFELNRTSDFYGVVTCTPLDEPVTEGYSVLGFPIWWGSRRDGRSDCICKTCYRRFDSEHETPACGHGKAERICEMCYHSSAVLHPFPGEFAYGYREYLYRCYY; from the exons ATGGCTGGAGTTGGCGCATTATCATCTGGATTGGGAGGGGGGCACCAGCCGCAACCGAGAAAAACCAATCACCCCCTCAGCTCGCAAAGTGGAGCTGGGAAGCGGGAGCAGCCAAGGGACGCT CATGACGAGTACGAGCCTGCTCCTGGTGAGGTGACCAAACACTTGAGGGCGCACAGCATCGGGGTCTGGACTCATGGCAACTTTGTGGCTCGCCGCAAGCGCTCCGGTTGCTTCTCCTTCCTTCCTGCTCCAAGGACTCTCTTCTTTTTTGAGCTCAACCGTACCAGTGATTTCTATGGAGTCGTCACATGCACCCCCTTAG ATGAACCAGTTACTGAAGGTTATAGTGTCCTGGGTTTTCCTATTTGGTGGGGTAGTCGTCGTGATGGCAGAT CGGATTGCATTTGCAAGACCTGTTATCGTCGCTTTGATTCTGAACACGAGACACCAGCATGTGGGCACGGCAAGGCAGAAAGGATTTGCGAGATGTGCTATCATAGCTCCGCCGTGCTGCATCCATTCCCTGGAGAATTTGCATATGGCTATCGCGAATACCTTTACCGCTGCTACTACTGA
- the LOC8059522 gene encoding UPF0187 protein At3g61320, chloroplastic translates to MAAPSPKPPTPRRHPPGPSSSTFTRRLHVTRCFPDPPPPASLPPNPVLSLLSAVPDWADAIQERRVRDRRPLYDHAAWREHRTSRRHLRHLLTSLSSRAILSLAPPVSAFTAFAAAIATYNTLLPDYALTASSLPYQLTAPALALLLVFRTEASYARFDEGRKAWMRVLAGAADLAGMLMHHPNNLHTRTGGRQAQADDDPLRRALINYILAFPVALKCHIIFDSDVKGDLQGLLAEDDLNVVLASKHRPRCIIEFISQSLQMLDLDEQKRSIMESKLSCFLEGIGVCEQLMGIPIPLSYTRLTSRFLVLWHLTLPVILWEECKWIVVPATFISAASLFCIEEVGVLIEEPFPMLALDALCKQLHDGIKDVMAVQSSVHLRLVAKTTKDHRGSRCENNGWPNSKREEAKID, encoded by the exons ATGGCGGCGCCGTCGCCCAAACCCCCGACACCACGCCGGCACCCGCCCGGCCCCAGCAGCTCCACCTTCACCCGCCGCCTCCACGTCACCCGCTGCTTCCCCGACCCACCACCACCCGCCTCCCTGCCCCCGAACCCCGTGCTGTCCCTTCTCTCCGCGGTGCCCGACTGGGCCGACGCCATCCAGGAGCGCCGCGTCCGCGACCGCCGCCCGCTCTACGACCACGCCGCCTGGCGGGAGCACCGCACCTCCCGCCGCCACCTGCGCCACCTCCTCACCTCGCTCTCCTCCCGCGCCATCCTCTCCCTCGCGCCCCCCGTCTCCGCCTTCACCGCCTTCGCCGCCGCCATCGCCACCTACAATACGCTCCTCCCGGACTACGCGCTAACCGCCTCCTCGCTCCCCTACCAGCTCACCGCGCCCGCGCTCGCGCTCCTCCTCGTCTTCCGCACCGAGGCCTCCTACGCGCGCTTCGACGAGGGACGCAAGGCGTGGATGCGCGTGCTCGCCGGTGCCGCTGACCTCGCCGGGATGCTCATGCATCATCCTAATAATCTTCATACCCGTACCGGGGGACGACAGGCTCAGGCTGACGACGACCCGCTCCGGCGCGCGCTCATCAACTACATCCTCGCCTTCCCCGTCGCGCTCAAG TGCCACATAATCTTCGACTCCGATGTAAAAGGGGACCTCCAGGGCTTGCTTGCCGAAGATGACCTGAACGTTGTTCTAGCATCGAAACATCGACCACGGTGTATTATCGAGTTCATTTCACAGAGTCTCCAAATGCTAGATCTCGACGAACAGAAGCGGAGCATCATG GAGTCTAAACTGTCTTGTTTTCTTGAAGGAATCGGTGTTTGCGAGCAGCTCATGGGGATTCCTATTCCTCTGTCATACACTAGACTTACTTCGAGATTCCTTGTTCTGTGGCATCTTACACTCCCAGTGATACTCTGGGAGGAATGTAAATGGATTGTTGTTCCAGCTACCTTTATCAGTGCTGCATCACTATTCTGCATTGAGGAA GTTGGTGTTCTAATTGAAGAGCCGTTCCCCATGCTGGCTCTTGATGCCCTGTGCAAGCAGCTCCATGACGGTATTAAGGATGTGATGGCGGTGCAGAGCTCGGTTCACTTGCGACTAGTTGCCAAGACTACTAAGGACCACAGGGGCAGTAGGTGCGAGAACAATGGGTGGCCTAACTCCAAAAGAGAAGAAGCCAAGATTGATTGA
- the LOC8059523 gene encoding uncharacterized protein LOC8059523, with translation MGQDAGFKREGHSGLGAGPETLKTSCCTSEENESRNRRYHQLKGSESNSGQLHLDYIPNFHCKSLPTRSRKTNAEQSVIGKRGSMYQSSSEISRIRKIQEGRRKIDSAFDGDAFLSFDIVDASSRPSTSGAYLHSHQNRRSGAKPSVETARKINRASKDFLDLSFRELPDENFKLDRPRLDSTLLKNDGDDGFLEISLEKEITKGGPCRNAAPVLLSTESGKCTETNNLHKMRGCPSENDCGERGRDSASSSKSTPVKASSFDGTCQSNGVQHHIIENSTKARSSPFKKMLDPIMKSKSLRSPSLMEKGDSNSITGTGSKKNSMSRKSLLGDFSRTEQASNCQPNGQAQRVKSALSPAHLQAVLRLDSKNGVQVFEFCVEGPEESISARNWKTGDELNSIYTFHSGGKRSSAAGRISKDGGLNLPPIVGQVQVSSYLCSEVGKDGTVNNSVVTEFVSYDIAHARRIVEEKTQCTETPQQPLCGVVDKSISGDSPQRINLMEENKIGRNNSDVSTSCPWSEEDLYPHFEIAATVIEIPFSKDKSKEMKNGSSPCTVKVVTPSGLHGSPSDDEASPSPLLDRWRYSGGCDCGGWDMACPIEILGNVYDNNWAESVTTNAKHPMELFVQGSKEELPVLSMKENGRGQFLVDFHGRLSALQAFSVCISLLHCSEASIAISLEKGKQKLYSSSLKLLLEEDVRHLIEAVTAEEKKQQKKKRREKAPPSVLLDPPFSPIGRV, from the exons ATGGGGCAAGATGCTGGCTTCAAGCGCGAGGGTCATTCTGGATTGGGAGCAGGTCCTGAAACTTTGAAGACCTCTTGCTGTACCAGTGAAGAAAATGAGAGTCGAAACAGAAGATACCATCAGTTGAAAGGCTCAGAGAGCAACTCGGGGCAGTTACACCTGGACTACATCCCAAATTTCCACTGCAAGAGCTTGCCAACAAGAAGCCGCAAGACGAATGCTGAACAAAGTGTCATAGGGAAGCGTGGTTCTATGTACCAGAGCTCTAGTGAAATTAGCAGAATCAGAAAAATCCAGGAGGGCAGGAGGAAAATAGATTCTGCATTTGATGGGGATGCATTTCTGTCCTTTGATATTGTTGATGCATCCTCTCGCCCTAGCACAAGTGGAGCTTATCTGCATTCCCATCAGAACCGGAGGTCAGGTGCTAAGCCTTCTGTAGAAACTGCTCGTAAGATTAATCGAGCATCAAAGGACTTCCTGGACCTTTCGTTCCGTGAACTTCCTGATGAGAATTTTAAGCTGGACCGACCACGCTTGGACAGTACCTTGTTGAAAAATGATGGAGATGATGGTTTCTTGGAGATTTCTCTTGAGAAAGAGATAACGAAGGGTGGCCCCTGCAGAAATGCAGCTCCTGTCTTGCTAAGCACTGAATCAGGTAAATGCACTGAAACAAATAACCTGCACAAGATGAGGGGATGCCCCAGTGAGAACGACTGTGGTGAGAGGGGGAGGGATTCAGCAAGCAGTTCCAAATCAACACCTGTGAAAGCAAGCTCCTTTGATGGTACCTGTCAATCTAACGGTGTTCAACATCATATCATAGAGAACAGCACTAAAGCTCGATCAAGCCCCTTCAAGAAGATGCTGGACCCTATCATGAAGTCCAAATCTCTTAGGAGCCCGTCTCTCATGGAAAAAGGAGACTCCAACTCTATAACTGGGACAGGTAGCAAGAAAAATTCCATGTCTCGAAAATCACTGTTGGGTGATTTTTCAAGAACTGAACAAGCATCTAATTGCCAGCCTAATGGACAAGCACAGCGTGTCAAATCTGCTTTGTCACCTGCTCATCTTCAAGCGGTTCTTAGATTGGATTCCAAGAATGGTGTACAGGTTTTTGAATTCTGTGTTGAGGGCCCAGAAGAATCCATTTCTGCCAGGAATTGGAAAACTGGAGATGAGTTGAACTCTATATACACCTTCCATAGTGGTGGGAAACGATCCAGTGCTGCTGGAAGGATCTCCAAAGATGGAGGCTTGAATTTACCGCCAATTGTAGGCCAGGTGCAGGTTTCATCTTATTTATGCTCTGAAGTTGGAAAAGATGGTACGGTGAATAACTCTGTCGTCACTGAGTTTGTTTCATACGATATTGCTCATGCAAGGCGGATTGTTGAGGAAAAGACTCAATGTACAGAGACCCCTCAACAACCACTGTGTGGTGTCGTTGATAAATCAATCTCCGGTGATTCTCCACAGAGGATTAATCTGATGGAAGAGAACAAGATTGGGAGAAATAACTCGGATGTATCTACATCTTGCCCATGGTCTGAAGAAGATCTTTATCCTCAttttgagattgcagcaactgTGATAGAGATTCCATTTAGTAAAGACAAGTCCAAAGAAATGAAGAACGGTTCATCTCCTTGTACTGTCAAAGTTGTTACACCTAGTGGACTGCATGGTTCacctagtgatgatgaagcaagcCCATCTCCCTTGCTAGATAGATGGAGGTATAGTGGGGGTTGTGATTGTGGTGGATGGGACATGGCTTGTCCCATTGAAATTCTTGGCAATGTATATGATAATAACTGGGCTGAGTCTGTAACCACCAATGCGAAACATCCCATGGAGCTCTTTGTTCAG GGTAGCAAAGAAGAGCTCCCTGTCCTTTCTATGAAGGAGAATGGGAGAGGACAGTTTTTGGTGGATTTCCATGGGCGACTATCAGCATTACAGGCATTTTCAGTTTGCATCTCTCTGCTGCACTGTTCTGAAGCTTCGATCGCCATCAGTCTCGAGAAGGGGAAGCAGAAACTGTATTCCAGCTCACTTAAGTTGCTCCTTGAGGAGGATGTGAGGCACCTAATCGAGGCCGTTACAGCTGAAGAGAAGAAGcagcagaagaagaagaggagagaaAAGGCACCTCCATCTGTTCTGCTTGACCCACCTTTTTCTCCCATTGGAAGAGTATAG
- the LOC8059524 gene encoding uncharacterized protein LOC8059524, with protein MKKEIEEEEGDGYGAAIPMSPPSLGLPSSSASASTSAAARVLARPMPTSVPGLRAPSPFVRAMGTRVDPQPPQPLTAPPRPRPLPPPPPIPEKRRRGRPRNCYRLLPPPPGFHLAPSPRAPPPPALPAHGQPSSRGHPFPDQLGGLQPHVLKIHAGEDIVSRIVQVSKIIGKAVCVLSVFGAVQDCYLLHSAVILNHKGPLEIIHVFGSILTSDSPGFGCLSVTLACGDCSVIGGVAVGPLIAATPVQAIVGSFHNDAFQANKKPKLIACYPSSHVPTGYGITHTGTGCTPYLSSQVAVGTGSMCCVNSKATIGSRRKHDLSSWFPIGNGSTSRSNFQVTVGDGSTHHPNSHVTVGNGSTCHPDSQVTIDTRSAHCLSFEVGIGSWSKHDPSSWFPIGVGSTNHSNFQVAVGDGSTHHPSSQVTVGTGRKYQSDSHVAKGDRSTSITNSQSTVGYGIKHQDNSHVTVGNGSTSNVNSQDIVGHGSTHYPEPLPAVGDGSMNNANFVVVVGDGSTNKGNSQDTLVDGNTSCPSSKVSVGNGSSSYPNSKVAVDERSVPPSEGSNPEYASFTVVEHGGPSEIDLKPSQVMA; from the exons ATGAAGAAGGAAATAGAAGAGGAGGAGGGCGACGGCTATGGCGCCGCCATCCCCATGTCGCCGCCGTCCCTCGGTCTTCCCTCCTCCTCGGCCTCGGCATCCACCTCCGCCGCCGCTAGGGTTTTGGCCCGGCCAATGCCCACCTCGGTCCCAGGCCTGCGGGCGCCTTCCCCCTTCGTGCGGGCCATGGGCACCCGCGTCGACCCGcagccgccgcagccgctcaCGGCCCCTCCCCGTCCTCGTCCGctgccaccaccgccgccgataCCGGAGAAGCGGCGGCGGGGGCGCCCGCGCAACTGCTACCGTctcctcccgccgccgccgggcttCCACCTCGCTCCGTCCCCAcgggcaccgccgccgccggcgctgcCTGCCCACGGCCAACCTTCCTCTA GGGGGCATCCCTTTCCCGACCAATTGGGTGGGCTCCAGCCGCACGTCCTCAAAATACATGCGGGAGAG GATATCGTATCAAGGATTGTGCAGGTCTCAAAAATAATTGGGAAGGCCGTCTGTGTTCTCTCAGTGTTTGGGGCCGTTCAAGATTGCTATCTACTCCACTCTGCTGTCATCTTAAATCACAAG GGTCCTTTAGAAATCATTCATGTGTTTGGGTCCATTTTGACATCTGATAGCCCTGGATTTGGGTGCTTATCTGTGACCCTTGCTTGTGGTGATTGTTCTGTTATCGGTGGTGTTGCAGTTGGACCTCTCATAGCTGCAACACCTGTACAG GCAATTGTTGGAAGCTTCCACAATGATGCTTTCCAGGCAAACAAGAAACCTAAGCTCATTGCATGTTACCCCAGTTCTCATGTTCCCACTGGTTATGGGATCACACACACTGGCACTGGCTGCACACCTTACCTCAGTTCTCAGGTTGCTGTTGGCACTGGGAGCATGTGTTGCGTCAATTCTAAGGCTACCATTGGCAGTCGGAGAAAACATGATCTTAGTTCTTGGTTTCCCATTGGCAATGGAAGCACAAGTCGTTCCAATTTTCAAGTTACTGTTGGTGATGGAAGCACACATCACCCCAATTCTCATGTTACTGTTGGCAATGGAAGCACATGTCACCCTGATTCTCAGGTTACCATTGACACTAGGAGTGCGCACTGCCTCAGTTTTGAGGTTGGCATTGGCAGTTGGAGTAAACATGATCCCAGTTCTTGGTTTCCCATTGGTGTTGGGAGCACAAATCACTCCAATTTTCAAGTTGCTGTTGGTGATGGAAGCACACATCACCCCAGTTCACAAGTTACCGTAGGTACTGGGAGAAAATATCAATCTGATTCTCATGTCGCAAAGGGtgacagaagcacaagtatcaCCAATTCTCAGTCTACTGTTGGCTATGGGATTAAACATCAAGACAATTCCCATGTCACTGTTGGCAATGGGAGCACAAGTAACGTCAATTCTCAGGATATTGTTGGTCATGGAAGCACACATTACCCTGAGCCTCTGCCTGCCGTTGGTGATGGGAGCATGAATAACGCCAATTTTGTGGTCGTGGTAGGAGATGGGAGCACAAATAAGGGCAATTCGCAGGACACCCTTGTTGATGGGAACACAAGTTGCCCCAGTTCTAAGGTTTCTGTTGGCAACGGAAGCTCCAGTTACCCCAATTCTAAGGTTGCTGTTGACGAGAGGAGCGTTCCACCCTCTGAAGGTTCCAATCCAGAATATGCATCCTTCACTGTAGTGGAACATGGTGGACCGAGTGAGATCGATCTGAAGCCCTCGCAAGTGATGGCTTAA